Sequence from the Microplitis demolitor isolate Queensland-Clemson2020A chromosome 2, iyMicDemo2.1a, whole genome shotgun sequence genome:
AATGGCGACGTGGATGGCACACGCGCTCAATCTTTTCCTTCTTTTACTGACATTTAATGGGAATCCCGGTTGCACAACAAAGACATTCACGTTTCCTGAATATCCTTACAAGGAGACAAGCAAAAATGtaagtttcataatttaattaaaaacttttatcgtttttattattatttactaattaaatcaGCTATCGAATTCGCCATGTTGGATTCTTGGCGCGagtgtttaaattttagtacCTCCGCAAACCATTAAAATTCAtgtaataaaactatttttattcttaattaaagataaattaattttaattttataaaatgaacgtttaatttaatttatcagacagcatttaattagtaaattattatttgaaagaaaaaaaaaaaaaaaaaaaaattcacatgtagaaaattaaaaaagatataggtgcaatttttttaaaatattttttttttataatttatcgtttctaaaaaagttcaaaaattattaagcgGCTTACTTTAATACACTGTATAAAATctggagtgaattcggagtaattactgattttatttcaatttgaatttacttggtcattcggagttttaatttcaaaataaacttcTTTAAGAAGTTAATTTCACTATGAATCGGagtttcaattttcaaataaactctTATTCGAAGGAgagcaaataaatatacagtCATCCGCTCCGCATTCACTTCGTCACTCGGATGTCCggagtttcaaaaaaaatcactccgaatacggagtaaataaggAGTCTTTTCCAACGGAATTATTTCGGAGTTATGAATTTTACTTAACTTCATTAAAttcgattcggagttttaatttaaaaataaactgttcTTAGGAGTTAATTTCACGCAGAACCGatgtttcaatattaatacCAACTCctcttcggagtaaatttgacTCCAAGggcattaaatatatatacagtcaTCCGCTCCGTTTtaactccggatttaattcgCGCTCACTCTGCTTCggacttttaatattaaaataaactttctttGGGAGTTTATGTTTTCAAaccggagtttaaaaattataaactcctcttcggagtaaatttgacTCCAAggctattaaataaatacgcaATCATCCGTTTGGTATTCACGGGATCAAATCCACGTTCACTTTGCAAATTTTTTGCACTacataattattcttataaaaaaaaatacttgatacatatattttagtcATGTCTTCACATGTTTTGATAACGACGATAAAATTagcataatttatattcaatgtATGTGTACTCTTCATAAGGATAAACTCTATTACTTTGTTTATATTGTTGTCTAGGAGCTGATGTTCCGTGAGTTTGAACAAGCTTGCGAAGAAAGTGGTGCTTGCAAGACATTGTCACAACCACGAAGCAGCGTCGCTAAAACACGATGTATACGAGAATGTGTGTCACCCTCTTGCTACAgagaaatttatctttttgatCAGGTATTTTATCAccaataaatttgtcaaacttttaaaaaaaactaaactatCTAAGATGAAATAGTTTAAAACTTATGACAAcctaatataaaattcatttttaaagcTTGAAGAAGGCGAAATAGATGTAAGATTGAACTCATTTAAAGGCTGCTTTATGCAACGAAACGGGAGACCAAAAAAATAGCCCGAGGGAAGCGAGAAAAATTCTCGcgttaaaaatcaaagatcCACGAGAACGTCGGGTCGATTGTTACTGTAAAGAAGACTAAGTGAAGTATCAGGGTCCAATTAATATAGCTCAGCACTTTCTTCTTATACtcattactattactattgttattaataaatactactattgttattgttatcgATGCGcacaaagtaattaattattcacttaTCTTCGATAAAAGTTTGATAACAAATATCGAGCAGATTACTATTGAATTTGTCTattgacatttaattattgaatagtaACAACgctcagaaaaaataaatagtttaagacatacatagaaaataattatttcttggcacaaaaaatttttattcaccaagaaaatttatgatcttgaagttaacagacaattactAATTTCCTTAGTTTGTAATTAAaccaaataattacaaaaataaaaaactaaaaatatgcacttgtagaaaatcaCGTAAACTatgggtgcaattttttcaaattttttttttttataatttatcgtttttaaaaaaatccaaagattattagagacgtcagctaacttcagtatcataaaacttttacttgcctaagaaattttttgtattatgaattgaaaaaaaaattttttgagacgagaaaaaaattcttgcgccaagaaatttttttttctgtgtatatataaatatatatctcttTTATAGTAACTAGCATCTAGTTACAGGCTCATTGTCACACGTCCACACGTCTCTatctcaatttattaaaatttattattacatacatatatataatatatgtactTTCTCTTCTTCTATTAAATCCTCAGCATGTACGCGTCAACGAGACAGCCAGAATATACGCGAGATAAAACGCACTAATCCCGTTTCAAGAATAATCCAATAATCCGCGAGAATATTAACGAATATAATATTCAACAACGCGAGTTTAAGGACGTatgaacttaaattttttacaaatcttcttcaaataaaatataattttttttataataataataataattaagcgATATTACTATCATTAATAAAGTTTGTACAATCACTTTTTCATAGCTAATGCATTTACTGTAACTAGGTATcagtaaaaattcattgaaattaaaacaatttaaatgtaattatgaattttgaaaaataaaataattaaaacaataaattactcACTCATTTTTACACCTCAGATGTTGATTTAGACGAATAGCgaaatctgaaaaataaaatttatttattaacttaaaattgatttttttttgtattttcaatCCTTAGCGGTCACATGAGTCTGAACCCCAGGGAATTTCGAACTATAAAGTCATATATCTTTAACTCAAAATATCCGTGGGTATTCagttttaaacaaaagttgatactttttgttgtaaaaaaaattgtaagcgctacaaaaaaaaactttttcaattttttgacagttcaatatttaaaaaaaaccaaccgctcatttttttttttttttaacttttaaatttctaatggaaaatttttcactttatttattgaaataaatatactgtTTAGAGGATTAAACTTCAGCATCGATGCTGTGTCAAAGTGCATTTTTGTTCCAATAGTTTACCAcgagatttaattaaaaatattaaaagttgataaagTTGTAACTATTTCTGtccaatgttttttttttgtcattatttttttataactcttataaagtttatgataaaaattaatactgtattttatagaaatttttccagtgtaaaaaatcgggagtgaactCAAAGTAATTAcggatttgatttaaatttaaattcactccttGTCTCAGAGTTCTggagttagaaaaaaaaattactccgcaTACGAAGTAAATAGGAAGTTCTTTTTCAGTGGAGTaatttcggagtgatctggattttatttccatCCGCTTTTACTccgatttgaatttttaaactgcAGTAGCCTGTCTCGTAGATTGTCTTGCAGTAGTCGAGTAAGTAAACATATTCACAAAGCAAcaccgggaaatttttttaacaccgtaaaagaatatttacaccgacgacggtgttattttaacacctacaccgcctGGACTTAccccgattttttttttggtgtagATGTAAATGCGCATGCGTATAGTTTACGTTTTAAAGAAGAAAGAGAATCCGTTAACTAggaaattccaaaaaatttctgctCTTCCGTAGAAATAACTCCGAGTTAATGGAGTTCGattatgaaaatatcgatttattaaattttttttagtaataaaagaCTCTCGGCTGGATGAGTTATCCCAATGCCTTATTTAAGAACTAACTGACCCCATAAAAGACGCGGGAGTCCTATAGATTTCTTATGACCGCTATAATTCGTACCGGAAGTGGGGCCATtgaagattaaatttaattaattgcaaaTACTCACTTTATGCTTAAggattttaagaaaaatcacTGGGATATCGTTAGAAGTATCAAGTTTTTCAATGAACGTCTTCAGTTGCTTCAATGCTTTTTCAAAAGTACTTTCAAACTCAAAATTATCTTgagaatatattttcatacgatttaatttaaaagtaccGTCGACAAACGAAGAGTGGGATTGCAATCCGTGCTCTAACCATAagttaacaaatttaaaaaattctgattgCGCGTAATTGTTATCGATGGTTCTGATGACTGTTAAATGAATGTTGATGTCATCACAGCAACTGTACAGCGCAGtaggataatttaattttatgaatatcaaaaaattggtcagacaattaaaagtaaatttccATTTAACCGGAACTGCctgttaaatttatcgaaaaaattttaattactaaatgcacaaatttgaatattaaattgtaattgaataattgatttattacatTGTTGTGAGTTTGTATCATTGTGtagaaaatatcatataaatcTTCTTCGACATTTTCCTGGCAGAAATCAATAATCGCATAGTCGCGGAAGTTTTTTTggctcataaaaataatattcaaaaacat
This genomic interval carries:
- the LOC103579729 gene encoding uncharacterized protein LOC103579729 produces the protein MATWMAHALNLFLLLLTFNGNPGCTTKTFTFPEYPYKETSKNELMFREFEQACEESGACKTLSQPRSSVAKTRCIRECVSPSCYREIYLFDQLEEGEIDVRLNSFKGCFMQRNGRPKK